A single region of the Felis catus isolate Fca126 chromosome F2, F.catus_Fca126_mat1.0, whole genome shotgun sequence genome encodes:
- the LOC123383004 gene encoding uncharacterized protein LOC123383004, which yields MRLLSRFTDWKPQTTTLLKALWLLMAEAGFPFWATQSRGYRLSLEGNQEKLPSYPPLMWFTWGDPTCLASGVAANQTSRGFPSAPWVLECDRGQACNQAGPSLGALLACPERGTFLRQALSIEMLEAICRDPGDPDGERSHTPRGRRRHPSPGHLPQCCPESRGTTAVMSEANASPPHFSNSSPSAPRLLPSQSTEQVRVLNQASRCGPRLPGPSQPPTRSLPGSLTVVLTPHLAPSSPPFSSDSQPSLDRFPGITQFSLPSGADFQSPSRSLTQRPFWANRAAQTGDRPPFSRRRCSFTLH from the exons ATGAGGCTACTGTCCCGTTTCACAGACTGGAAACCCCAGACCACGACATTGCTCAAGGCCCTGTGGTTATTAATGGCAGAGGCTGGATTCCCATTCTGGGCCACCCAATCCAGGGGTTACCGGCTGTCTCTGGAAGGAAACCAAGAG AAACTGCCCTCCTACCCTCCGTTGATGTGGTTCACATGGGGGGACCCCACGTGCCTGGCCAGTGGGGTGGCAGCAAACCAGACCAGCAGAGGCTTCCCATCAGCACCCTGGGTGCTGGAATGCGACAGGGGTCAAGCATGTAATCAAGCGGGGCCATCTCTGGGAGCTCTGCTGGCGTGTCCGGAGAGGGGTACGTTTCTAAGGCAAGCGCTAAGTATAGAGATGCTGGAGGCCATTTGCCGTGACCCTGGGGATCCTGATGGAGAACGAAGCCATACACCAAGGGGAAGGAGACGACACCCGTCACCTGGCCACCTACCCCAGTGTTGTCCAGAGTCCAGAGGCACCACAGCTGTGATGTCTGAAGCCAACGCTTCCCCACCTCACTTCTCAAACTCCAGCCCATCCGCGCCGAGGCTCCTTCCCTCGCAAAGCACAGAGCAGGTGCGTGTGCTTAACCAGGCCAGCAGGTGCGGCCCCCGCTTGCCCGGACCCAGTCAGCCTCCCACACGCAGCCTCCCCGGTTCCTTAACCGTCGTCCTCACTCCGCATCTtgccccttcttctcctcctttcagCTCTGATTCTCAACCCAGTTTAGACCGCTTTCCGGGAATTACCCAGTTCAGCCTCCCCTCCGGGGCTGACTTCCAAAGTCCATCCAGATCCCTCACCCAGCGTCCCTTCTGGGCCAACAGGGCAGCACAGACAGGGGACCGCCCTCCCTTCAGCCGGAGGAGATGCTCTTTCACGCTCCATTAG